In one Hoplias malabaricus isolate fHopMal1 chromosome X1, fHopMal1.hap1, whole genome shotgun sequence genomic region, the following are encoded:
- the LOC136675853 gene encoding (Lyso)-N-acylphosphatidylethanolamine lipase-like, whose protein sequence is MQDENELESTSGNWSWWPSWRPTSMSLLKSAEAKILACIQNEVWSRFLTLPNQDRIWTLTVTNRTARKVSDKAPKTPLVMVHGFGGGVGLWVRNLDALCRSRAVYAFDLLGFGRSSRPTFPSDPSAAEEQFVSSIEQWRQTMGLEHMILLGHSLGGYLATSYSIQYPERVSHLILVDPWGFPERPKPQSEESSGQGLEVKRPGPPRWVKAVASVVSFFNPLAIIRAAGPWGPGLVNRFRPDFKSKFEDLFDDNTMTEYLYHCNAQTPSGEAGFRAMCESLGWAKKPMLQRVHLLPSSMPVTLVYGARSWVDSSSGTKMVQLRGQSPTRVVLIDDASHHVYADQPEEFNRVVENICNNVD, encoded by the exons ATGCAAGACGAGAATGAATTAGA GTCAACCTCTGGGAACTGGTCCTGGTGGCCATCTTGGAGACCAACGTCTATGTCTCTGTTAAAGAGTGCCGAGGCCAAGATCCTTGCCT GTATTCAGAATGAAGTGTGGTCTCGATTTCTGACATTGCCAAATCAGGACCGAATATGGACCCTCACAGTGACCAACAGGACTGCACGCAAAGTTTCAGACAAAG CCCCTAAGACTCCCCTGGTCATGGTCCATGGTTTTGGAGGAGGGGTGGGGCTGTGGGTCAGAAATCTGGACGCTCTGTGTCGCTCCCGGGCAGTTTACGCATTTGACCTGCTGGGGTTCGGACGCAGCTCTCGTCCAACCTTCCCCTCCGATCCTTCGGCAGCAGAGGAGCAGTTTGTCAGCTCcatagagcagtggagacagaCCATGGGGCTGGAGCACATGATCCTACTGGGACACAGTCTTGGAGGTTACCTAGCAACATCTTATTCCATCCAATATCCTGAAAG GGTCAGTCACCTCATCCTGGTAGACCCCTGGGGCTTCCCTGAGAGACCCAAGCCACAGTCTGAGGAATCATCTGGTCAAGGTTTAGAGGTAAAACGGCCAGGTCCACCTCGCTGGGTGAAAGCAGTGGCATCGGTCGTCAGCTTCTTCAACCCACTGGCCATCATCAGAGCAGCAGGACCATGGG GTCCAGGGCTGGTGAATCGATTTCGACCAGATTTCAAGAGCAAGTTTGAGGATCTCTTTGATGACAACACTATGACTGAGTATCTGTACCACTGTAATGCTCAAACACCCAG tggagAGGCTGGGTTCAGGGCCATGTGTGAGTCTCTGGGCTGGGCAAAGAAGCCTATGTTGCAGCGTGTGCATTTGCTGCCCTCCTCCATGCCTGTCACTTTGGTGTATGGAGCACGCTCCTGGGTGGACAGCTCCAGCGGCACAAAGATGGTCCAGCTCAGAGGCCAGAGCCCCACTAGAGTTGTG TTAATAGATGACGCCTCTCATCACGTGTACGCAGACCAACCTGAAGAGTTCAACCGAGTGGTGGAGAATATCTGCAATAATGTGGACTGA